The Pungitius pungitius chromosome 8, fPunPun2.1, whole genome shotgun sequence genome has a window encoding:
- the zbtb40 gene encoding zinc finger and BTB domain-containing protein 40 isoform X1: MLELPNYSSQLMQQLWALRKEGHFCDCTILVGDSPHRAHKLVLAASSMLFRSLLDDSDTISIDTAMVSSQEFSCLLDMVYTGKLPLGKHNVGRIVAAADSLQMFDVAVGFKNVLTSLVRKQVPVPVPPVTTQAPALTMINKAQSMTPEGPAVPGEDSTLHKTEPGPELKKKEAQRDNKDQEEPACKKACVELSESSGTEGEQATEKVEEEHNRTAAEASDEPATGFLEHSSQLVELLSSMPSALELLSQAAQTSVDEQERQVVSQCCEEAGADPRSALEMLLSRVKAGQLSEGALFGLLRAIQHKTPSSFPSPLLLLLEEVERNSQQPEGSQTGDDSEKRNATSSKEQQQEDEEEEGSIKEETEDDEKVVDASPDSSPPPSSSSPSKPYPCRWCKKAFTYKCRMLAHVKRCPMTQECEQQCPQCPMKLATQRALQRHRAEAHRITTRAQKIKVACDLCGRTFAHPSGMIYHKRTEHFEEKPFTCEDCGAKFGANSSLKNHMRLHTGEKPYRCKHCDMSFGVAAALAYHTKKKHSEGKMYVCQYCKAVFAQSIELTRHVRTHTGDRPYVCRECGKGYSQASGLTVHLHTFHNLSEPHDCQKCCLSFSSLEEHRQHIQEVHPKEFHKCPTCSKMFTSAALLDKHKGTHSGTKPFSCDLCNKSYQQLSGLWYHNRTNHPEVFANHTRQLKTLVQCDVCFKFFPSAATVAKHQAAEHQGTGVCLSPAGAAATLQCPYCPSLLGGEEEMQEHIGSQHVGHSADASSCPLCSLVCSSQLELQDHLLASHMETQEAGEERASTSHAEISTDPTDNRGAESSILSEEQAQLAAAQQVFVALTGGQEGAESADVVEVNMYDLLNSSVTFICEDKPPSPDPSP; the protein is encoded by the exons ATGCTAGAGCTGCCGAACTACAGCAGCCAGCTGATGCAGCAGCTGTGGGCCCTGAGGAAGGAAGGCCACTTCTGCGACTGCACCATCCTGGTGGGAGACAGCCCCCACCGCGCACATAAACTGGTACTGGCCGCCTCCAGCATGCTCTTCAG GTCTCTCCTGGACGACTCCGACACCATCTCCATCGACACAGCCATGGTGTCCTCGCAGGAGTTCAGCTGTCTGCTGGACATGGTCTACACCGGCAAGCTGCCTCTCGGCAAACACAACGTGGGCCGCATTGTCGCCGCTGCAGACAGCCTGCAGATGTTCGACGTGGCTGTCGGATTCAAAAATGTCCTTACCAGTCTTGTGAGAAAACAAGTCCCAGTCCCAGTCCCACCCGTCACTACACAGGCCCCGGCCCTCACCATGATCAACAAAGCCCAAAGCATGACCCCTGAAGGTCCCGCTGTACCCGGGGAGGACTCGACTCTACACAAAACAGAGCCTGGCCCTGagctgaagaagaaagaggCTCAGAGGGACAATAAGGACCAAGAGGAACCAGCATGTAAAAAGGCCTGCGTGGAGCTCTCCGAGTCGTCAG GCACAGAAGGAGAACAAGCCACCGAAAAGGTAGAGGAAGAGCACAACAGAACGGCGGCCGAGGCATCGGACGAGCCTGCCACTGGTTTCCTGGAACATTCCTCTCAACTTGTGGAGCTCCTCAGCAGCATGCCGTCTGCCCTGGAGCTGCTGAGCCAGGCAGCGCAGACAAGTGTGGACGAACAGGAGAGACAG GTTGTGAGTCAGTGCTGTGAGGAGGCGGGGGCAGACCCCAGGTCAGCGCTGGAGATGCTGCTGAGCAGAGTGAAGGCCGGCCAGCTCAGTGAGGGAGCGCTCTTTGGGCTACTCCGGGCCATTCAACACAaaaccccctcctccttcccttccccactgctccttctgctggaggaggtggagaggaaCTCCCAGCAGCCAGAAGGAAGCCAAACTGGAG ATGACTCAGAGAAGCGGAACGCCACCAGCAgtaaagagcagcagcaggaggatgaggaggaggagggaagcatTAAGGAGGAGACCGAGGATGATGAGAAGGTGGTTGATGCTTCGCCAGACTCCTCCCCGccaccctcctcctcgtctccctccaAGCCCTACCCCTGTCGCTGGTGCAAGAAGGCTTTTACCTACAAGTGTCGCATGCTGGCCCACGTGAAGCGCTGCCCCATGACACAGGAGTGTGAGCAGCAGTGCCCTCAGTGCCCGATGAAACTGGCCACCCAGCGGGCCCTGCAGCGGCACCGGGCCGAGGCCCACCGCATCACCACACGGGCCCAGAAGATCAAGGTGGCCTGCGACCTCTGCGGGAGGACCTTCGCCCACCCATCAG GCATGATTTACCACAAACGCACCGAGCACTTTGAGGAGAAACCTTTCACTTGTGAGGACTGCGGCGCAAAGTTTGGTGCCAACTCGTCTCTGAAGAATCACATGAGGCTGCACACGGGAGAGAAACCATACCGCTGCAAACACTGTGACATGAGCTTTGGTGTAGCTGCCGCACTTGCATACCACACCAAGAAGAAGCACTCTgagg GAAAGATGTACGTGTGTCAGTATTGCAAGGCGGTGTTCGCCCAGTCCATTGAGCTGACGCGTCACGTGAGAACACACACTGGGGATCGGCCATATGTGTGCAGAGAGTGTGGCAAAGGGTACAGCCAGGCCAGCGGACTCACCGTCCACCTGCACACCTTCCACA ATTTGTCGGAGCCTCATGACTGTCAAAAGTGTTGCCTGAGCTTCTCCTCGCTTGAGGAGCATCGCCAGCACATCCAGGAAGTCCACCCAAAGGAGTTCCACAAGTGTCCCACCTGTAGCAAGATGTTCACCAGTGCTGCTCTCCTGGACAAACACAAAGGCACGCACAGTGGGACCAAGCCCTTCAGCTGCGACCTGTGCAACAAGTCTTACCAG CAACTGTCAGGCCTCTGGTACCACAACAGGACCAACCATCCGGAGGTGTTTGCTAACCACACCCGGCAGCTTAAGACCCTGGTCCAGTGTGACGTCTGCTTCAAGTTCTTTCCCAGCGCCGCCACTGTGGCCAAACACCAAGCCGCTGAGCACCAAG GTACAGGAGTTTGTCTGTCGCCGGCCGGGGCGGCGGCAACGCTGCAGTGTCCCTACTGCCCCTCcctgttggggggggaggaggagatgcaggaGCACATTGGCAGCCAGCATGTTGGCCACAGCGCCGATGCGTCCAGCTGCCCCCTCTGTTCCCTGGTCTGCTCCTCCCAGCTGGAGCTGCAGGACCACCTGCTCGCCAGCCACATGGAGACCCAGGAGGCCGGGGAGGAGCGGGCCTCCACTTCCCACGCC
- the zbtb40 gene encoding zinc finger and BTB domain-containing protein 40 isoform X2: MVSSQEFSCLLDMVYTGKLPLGKHNVGRIVAAADSLQMFDVAVGFKNVLTSLVRKQVPVPVPPVTTQAPALTMINKAQSMTPEGPAVPGEDSTLHKTEPGPELKKKEAQRDNKDQEEPACKKACVELSESSGTEGEQATEKVEEEHNRTAAEASDEPATGFLEHSSQLVELLSSMPSALELLSQAAQTSVDEQERQVVSQCCEEAGADPRSALEMLLSRVKAGQLSEGALFGLLRAIQHKTPSSFPSPLLLLLEEVERNSQQPEGSQTGDDSEKRNATSSKEQQQEDEEEEGSIKEETEDDEKVVDASPDSSPPPSSSSPSKPYPCRWCKKAFTYKCRMLAHVKRCPMTQECEQQCPQCPMKLATQRALQRHRAEAHRITTRAQKIKVACDLCGRTFAHPSGMIYHKRTEHFEEKPFTCEDCGAKFGANSSLKNHMRLHTGEKPYRCKHCDMSFGVAAALAYHTKKKHSEGKMYVCQYCKAVFAQSIELTRHVRTHTGDRPYVCRECGKGYSQASGLTVHLHTFHNLSEPHDCQKCCLSFSSLEEHRQHIQEVHPKEFHKCPTCSKMFTSAALLDKHKGTHSGTKPFSCDLCNKSYQQLSGLWYHNRTNHPEVFANHTRQLKTLVQCDVCFKFFPSAATVAKHQAAEHQGTGVCLSPAGAAATLQCPYCPSLLGGEEEMQEHIGSQHVGHSADASSCPLCSLVCSSQLELQDHLLASHMETQEAGEERASTSHAEISTDPTDNRGAESSILSEEQAQLAAAQQVFVALTGGQEGAESADVVEVNMYDLLNSSVTFICEDKPPSPDPSP; this comes from the exons ATGGTGTCCTCGCAGGAGTTCAGCTGTCTGCTGGACATGGTCTACACCGGCAAGCTGCCTCTCGGCAAACACAACGTGGGCCGCATTGTCGCCGCTGCAGACAGCCTGCAGATGTTCGACGTGGCTGTCGGATTCAAAAATGTCCTTACCAGTCTTGTGAGAAAACAAGTCCCAGTCCCAGTCCCACCCGTCACTACACAGGCCCCGGCCCTCACCATGATCAACAAAGCCCAAAGCATGACCCCTGAAGGTCCCGCTGTACCCGGGGAGGACTCGACTCTACACAAAACAGAGCCTGGCCCTGagctgaagaagaaagaggCTCAGAGGGACAATAAGGACCAAGAGGAACCAGCATGTAAAAAGGCCTGCGTGGAGCTCTCCGAGTCGTCAG GCACAGAAGGAGAACAAGCCACCGAAAAGGTAGAGGAAGAGCACAACAGAACGGCGGCCGAGGCATCGGACGAGCCTGCCACTGGTTTCCTGGAACATTCCTCTCAACTTGTGGAGCTCCTCAGCAGCATGCCGTCTGCCCTGGAGCTGCTGAGCCAGGCAGCGCAGACAAGTGTGGACGAACAGGAGAGACAG GTTGTGAGTCAGTGCTGTGAGGAGGCGGGGGCAGACCCCAGGTCAGCGCTGGAGATGCTGCTGAGCAGAGTGAAGGCCGGCCAGCTCAGTGAGGGAGCGCTCTTTGGGCTACTCCGGGCCATTCAACACAaaaccccctcctccttcccttccccactgctccttctgctggaggaggtggagaggaaCTCCCAGCAGCCAGAAGGAAGCCAAACTGGAG ATGACTCAGAGAAGCGGAACGCCACCAGCAgtaaagagcagcagcaggaggatgaggaggaggagggaagcatTAAGGAGGAGACCGAGGATGATGAGAAGGTGGTTGATGCTTCGCCAGACTCCTCCCCGccaccctcctcctcgtctccctccaAGCCCTACCCCTGTCGCTGGTGCAAGAAGGCTTTTACCTACAAGTGTCGCATGCTGGCCCACGTGAAGCGCTGCCCCATGACACAGGAGTGTGAGCAGCAGTGCCCTCAGTGCCCGATGAAACTGGCCACCCAGCGGGCCCTGCAGCGGCACCGGGCCGAGGCCCACCGCATCACCACACGGGCCCAGAAGATCAAGGTGGCCTGCGACCTCTGCGGGAGGACCTTCGCCCACCCATCAG GCATGATTTACCACAAACGCACCGAGCACTTTGAGGAGAAACCTTTCACTTGTGAGGACTGCGGCGCAAAGTTTGGTGCCAACTCGTCTCTGAAGAATCACATGAGGCTGCACACGGGAGAGAAACCATACCGCTGCAAACACTGTGACATGAGCTTTGGTGTAGCTGCCGCACTTGCATACCACACCAAGAAGAAGCACTCTgagg GAAAGATGTACGTGTGTCAGTATTGCAAGGCGGTGTTCGCCCAGTCCATTGAGCTGACGCGTCACGTGAGAACACACACTGGGGATCGGCCATATGTGTGCAGAGAGTGTGGCAAAGGGTACAGCCAGGCCAGCGGACTCACCGTCCACCTGCACACCTTCCACA ATTTGTCGGAGCCTCATGACTGTCAAAAGTGTTGCCTGAGCTTCTCCTCGCTTGAGGAGCATCGCCAGCACATCCAGGAAGTCCACCCAAAGGAGTTCCACAAGTGTCCCACCTGTAGCAAGATGTTCACCAGTGCTGCTCTCCTGGACAAACACAAAGGCACGCACAGTGGGACCAAGCCCTTCAGCTGCGACCTGTGCAACAAGTCTTACCAG CAACTGTCAGGCCTCTGGTACCACAACAGGACCAACCATCCGGAGGTGTTTGCTAACCACACCCGGCAGCTTAAGACCCTGGTCCAGTGTGACGTCTGCTTCAAGTTCTTTCCCAGCGCCGCCACTGTGGCCAAACACCAAGCCGCTGAGCACCAAG GTACAGGAGTTTGTCTGTCGCCGGCCGGGGCGGCGGCAACGCTGCAGTGTCCCTACTGCCCCTCcctgttggggggggaggaggagatgcaggaGCACATTGGCAGCCAGCATGTTGGCCACAGCGCCGATGCGTCCAGCTGCCCCCTCTGTTCCCTGGTCTGCTCCTCCCAGCTGGAGCTGCAGGACCACCTGCTCGCCAGCCACATGGAGACCCAGGAGGCCGGGGAGGAGCGGGCCTCCACTTCCCACGCC